Proteins from one Pseudomonas sp. KBS0710 genomic window:
- a CDS encoding diguanylate cyclase, with protein MSRVSAVRFSHFIPSLLLLLAGLSAAYVKDLNVFFTSLFNVLPTLVLLLGGAYCAVYRRQRELFLMITVYVVYFLLDTQTDYYRDNGSVREDAAVVFHLCCLLLPLLFSIYALWQEKTHLFRDFVARCAVLFAFGSVALALEQSFPQALLSWLAEIRWPALHGSWMSLIQLSYPMFLIGFVTLAAQYWYQPRPLHAAQLVGLLGLFWMLPQTFILPFTLNIMCSQVMLMIAAGVAHEAYQMAFRDELTGLPGRRALNERMQRLGRNYVLAMSDVDHFKRFNDTHGHDVGDQVLRLVASKLSKVNGGGRAYRYGGEEFAVVFAGKTLDECMPHLEEIREIIANYDIKLRNPDRPHDDQQGRQRRAGSGASSVSVTVSIGVAERQAEQRTPEEVLKSADQALYAAKGAGRNCVVASGQNRRGAVRMESAAG; from the coding sequence TTGTCACGCGTGTCCGCTGTACGTTTCAGTCATTTTATTCCTTCGTTGCTGCTGTTACTGGCCGGGCTCTCGGCTGCGTATGTCAAAGATCTCAACGTGTTCTTCACCTCATTGTTCAATGTGCTGCCGACCCTGGTGTTGTTGCTCGGCGGGGCGTACTGCGCGGTGTATCGGCGCCAGCGTGAGCTGTTTTTGATGATCACGGTGTACGTCGTCTACTTCCTGCTCGACACCCAGACCGACTACTACCGCGACAACGGCAGCGTGCGCGAAGACGCCGCCGTGGTGTTCCACCTGTGTTGCTTGCTGTTGCCTCTGCTGTTCAGCATCTACGCGCTGTGGCAGGAGAAAACCCACCTGTTCCGCGACTTCGTGGCGCGCTGCGCCGTGCTCTTTGCGTTCGGCAGCGTGGCCCTGGCGCTTGAGCAGAGCTTTCCCCAAGCCTTGCTGAGCTGGCTGGCGGAGATTCGCTGGCCGGCGCTGCATGGCAGTTGGATGAGCCTGATCCAGCTGTCGTACCCGATGTTTCTGATTGGCTTTGTGACCCTGGCGGCGCAGTACTGGTATCAGCCGCGGCCCTTGCACGCGGCGCAACTGGTGGGTTTGCTGGGGTTGTTCTGGATGTTGCCGCAAACCTTCATCCTGCCGTTCACCCTGAACATCATGTGCAGCCAGGTAATGCTGATGATTGCCGCCGGCGTGGCGCACGAGGCTTATCAGATGGCCTTTCGCGATGAACTCACCGGCCTGCCGGGGCGGCGCGCGCTCAATGAGCGCATGCAACGGTTGGGGCGCAATTACGTACTGGCGATGAGTGACGTCGATCACTTCAAGCGCTTCAACGATACCCACGGCCATGATGTCGGTGACCAAGTGCTGCGGCTGGTGGCCAGCAAGCTGTCGAAGGTCAATGGCGGCGGGCGTGCCTATCGCTATGGCGGGGAAGAGTTTGCCGTGGTGTTCGCCGGCAAGACGTTGGACGAGTGTATGCCGCACCTGGAAGAGATCCGCGAGATCATCGCCAACTACGACATCAAGCTGCGTAACCCGGACCGTCCCCACGATGACCAGCAGGGCCGCCAGCGTCGGGCGGGCAGTGGCGCCTCGAGTGTGTCGGTGACGGTCAGCATCGGCGTGGCCGAGCGCCAGGCCGAGCAACGCACGCCCGAAGAAGTGCTCAAGTCCGCTGACCAGGCGCTCTACGCCGCCAAGGGCGCCGGGCGTAACTGCGTGGTCGCATCAGGCCAGAACCGCCGTGGTGCGGTGCGCATGGAGAGCGCTGCCGGTTGA